CTGTAACTTCCAGTGCTTTCGTAGAAAGAATAAGTTTCAGATTTCTCTTTTCTATTTCCTGATCTAACGCAATACCGTGGCAAGTATTTCCCCCAAGATTCGGTTGGGGCATCATTTCAACAACTGTTACCTCTCGTCCCAAACGTGCAAGATATAGTCCCAGTTCAATACCCACAAGGCCACCACCCAGCATAACAACCTTCTTGCCAACCTTTTCTGTGTCAAGATAGGCCTCTTCTGCACCAATTACATTACTCCCGTCAATACCCGGAATCGGAGGGATTACAGGTCGTGCACCCATTGCCGCAATAATTACATCCGGTGCAATTTCTTCTGCCAGTTCAGGAGTTACTTCTGTATCCAGACGTACATCGGCACCTGACTCCATAACCAGTCTGGCCTGCTGGTTCAAATAGCGATCCAGTTTCTGCTTAAATGGTACTTTTTCCTCGACCTTTAGAACGCCGCCCAGATTCCCGGATTTTTCACAGAGCACAACTTCATGTCCGCATTTAATGGCAGCCAATGCAGCTTCCATTCCAGCAATTCCACCGCCTGCAATTAAAATTTTCTTTTTAACTTCTGCTGGCTTCAACACATCGCCATCCAGCTCATTGCTAATTTCCGGATTAATGGCACAACAGAACTGAAACTTGTTTAGAAGACTGGAAAAGCACTCTAAGCAACGTATACACTGACGAATATCTTCATCACGGCCACGTCTTGCCTTGTTCGGCAAATCTGGATCAGCCATTAGCCCACGGGCAATCTCAATTATGTCAACTTTGCCTGAAGCAATCAGTTCTTCCATCTGCGCCGGATCACTGAACGCACCAACGGTTGCCACCGGAGTCTTAACATGTTTCTTAATCTCTGCTGCATAATGTGCATTACATCCATCCTCGTCAAATAGACCGGGAGATGTCTTTGTAAAGGAAGAATAACATTCGTGAACCCCCGTAGATACATGGATTAAATCAACTTTTCCGTCCAGCATTTTTGCGATTTCAATCCCTTCCTCAATGCCATATCCAGCCGGATTACACTCATCCCCGCTCATTCGAAATTCAATAGGAAAATCCGCACCACATTTCTGACGGATACGTTCTATAACAGCCAGTGGAAGCCGCATACGGTTCTCCCTGCTGCTTCCGCCCCATTCATCTGTACGGGTATTGGTATATGGAGAGATAAACTGAGACATCAGCCAGCCGTGACCTCCATGAATCATAACCATACCAAATCCACAATTTTTTGCAGTCAGTGCGGAATTTGCATAAGCTTCAATCGTTTGTTCGATCACTTCAGCAGGAATTTCTTCTACCTGGGACACGCCTGCCGATGCAACTGCCCCTTTAACAGTCATGCTGACAGGACCATAGAGAGGGTTCCCCGCAGCATGAGAAGCTTCTGAATACATACCTGCGTGCGCGAGCTCAGCAACAGGAACTGCTCCGTAACGGTTAATATTTTCTGCCAGTTTGGACAGATAACTAATTGCACGAATATCATCAATTGCAGTATGCACCGGGCCTCCCCGGCCATGTGCGGAATCAACCACACACTCTCCAATTGCCACAGAAGCTGCGCCGCCTTTTGCCTTGCGGGCATAGAAAGCATGCGATTCTGTTCCGGGAAATTTACCTTCATATAGGTTCATGCCACCAAGCGGTGAGCCAAATATACGATTTCGAAATAATGTTTTGCCTAATGTAATAGGCTCAAATAAGTGAGGATACTTCAATTTTTTCATGACAACCACTTTCCTATTTTATAATTTTATTTTTTGTAAAATCCACATCCATATTTATCGCTTCATTAATCATCGGAGCCATTTTAGTGAACATATCTCCATTTTATTTACTTAGCATTAAAATATTCTTTATTAAGATTTCTGATTTCATCCATAATAATGCTATTCACTTCCGGATATAGACTTCCTTCACCTATAGTGGCTCAGTTGTCAAGACAAAAATCTAAGATTTTTATAATGAACTGATATGGTGGATAAGTGACAAGGAGTATGGGGAAGGCAGTGGAACACCCCCCAGATCCATATATGCATCAAGCTACATAGGGCAGTAGCATTGCCGGGTAGTAGCATTCAGCCGGTTTTTGATAGTCAAGGGCAGAATGACATCTTTCAAAATTATAAGTGAAAATATATCGTCCGATAGCGGCTCTGGCTTCTTTGATATTGTTATATTGTGTAAGGTACGCTTCTTCATATTTGAAGCTACGAAACCAGCGTTCAATCATGATGTTGTCAGCCCAACGGCTTTTCCCATCCATGCTTTGGCGAATTCCATTTTTCTTTAAGAATTCAATATATTGTTGACTTGTAAACTGACATCCTTGATCGGAATTTAAAATTTGTGGCTTTGCAACCTTAAAAGCCTTTTTCAAGGCATTGACAACCATTCGGGTATCAAGTGTATCATCGACTTCCCAGCCGACAATACAGCGGCTGTACCAGTCGATTACAGCAGTCAGGTACAAAAATCCATGCCGGATGGGAATATATGTAATGTCAATCGACCAAGCCTGATTAGGCTTGTCTATGACAGCATTGCGGAGAAGATAAGGGAATACCTTAGCTTGCTGCATCCGCTTCGAAAGGTTCATCTTTGGGTAGATTGGATGAATGTCCATTTCGCTCATGTAGCGGCGTGCTTTCCGGCGACCAACATGATAACCACGAAGCTTCAACTGTGCTGACATCTGCCTGGCACCCCAGGTCGGATTATCTGTGTGAAGGTGATCAATGATCTCTTTACAAGCCAGTTCTTCCTCTGATACAGGCGTTCCTTTGTAATAAATGCTGGTGCGGTTGATATCCAGGAGCTTTGCCCCGACAGAAGCAGGTAATTCTTTAGTCGTCAAAAGGTTTTGGACTAAACTTACTCTCGTAGTCAGGTCCACAAATTTCTTCAGATTTTTTTTTGAGCCAGTCAACCTGCATGGTTAACTGACCAACCTTTTTGGCATACTCCGACTTCTCTTTGCGTTCTTCTGCAAGCTTATCTTTGAGGTTTTCCTCTCGCTTGTCGTCAAATGCTGCAGAAGCGTTGTTTAGGAATTCTTTCTTCCAGTTACGGAGTAAGTTGGGTTGAATATTATTTTCAGTTGCAAGGGTATTGAGATCTTTCTCTCCCTTAAGTAACTCAATCACAAGGTCTGATTTAAATTTGGCACTAAAGTTTCTTCTTTGTCTGGACATAGCAATGAATCCTTTCTTTCATACTGATTTTAGTATATCAGATTCATTAAAATCTGTCTGGGAAAGTGTCTTAATTTATGAGACCATTATAACCACCATATGTAAGACATGGAATAAAATTCCCTCCAGGTGTATATTCATGTACTGCTCTCCGAACCTCTTTTCTAATAACATCTTCTGACCAATCAGATACATCAACGATAGATGCATCAATACCACCCATATAAGTTAATTTACCATTCGTGATTTTTTGTAATTTAGGAATATCATTTTCAGGAATCGGGCCCTGCCATACATCTATACCGATATCTATCATGTCGTTAATCAATGGTTCGCAGTAGCAGTCAGCATGGTGCATAATGATAATTCCATTTTCTTTAATATAACTAAAAATTTTTTTATAACGTGGTTTAAATAATTCTCTCCATGTTTCAGCACTCATAAATAAACTTCTTTTTGAACCCCAGTCATCATGCCATAAGATTACATCCGGATGAAGATTCTCAATTAGTAATTTGGCATAATGCAATTTATAATCAAGAATGTAATCTAATAATTCTGCCATTGATTCTGGTTCCATTAATACGTTACATAATGTATCTTCAAAACCCATTAAATAATGGGACTGTTCAAACAAACCTGTAGCCATTAATGACATAGTAAGTTTCCCCTGAGCATGAATTTCTTCACTTTGTGGCAACAGCTGCCATCCAGTCGAGATTTCCATTTTTAATGTCTGGAGTTTTAATATCTTCTTTCCATTTGGTAACATCCTTGATGGCTTTTAATTCCGTAGTCGTAATTGGCATTGGACTTGCTTCATCAGGTCCCCAATACTGAGTTACTCCCCATCCATCCACAATCGACTGATTCGGAACCGCATTCATAGTCATCGCCATTAAAGGATCGAATACCAGTCCGAAAGGTTCCCATTCATTAACAAAATACTCTGGTTTCCCATTATAAATAGTTTCTAGAAAATTTTCTTTTAATGATAGCATATTTAACCTCCTAAAATTAAAAACAAGTTCTTTTGAACTTATTAATCATAAGTATATTTTATTATCTTTGAAGCCAAATAGGAAACGCAAATATCGTCTTAGACTTACACGCTAAACGTATAAGCATACAGGTATCAAATGTGAATTTATTCATAAATTACCGTATAAAAAAACAAAGCATGTTATCAAAACATACTCTGTTTCAAACAATGACATATCTACTCTACTTTCTTAATAGCATTGCATAACAACCATTTTTTATCTATCGTTGAAAGCATCAACTGTATCAATAAATTTTTTAATGTAAATATTTTTGTTGTCTTGTAGCCAAGCATAATCGATGCTATAGGAATGATGAGTTTCCGTTAAATGAGCATACGACAGTCTATGATCTTTCTCCGAAATTTCACCAGTATCCGGATAAAAAGCAATTCCTTCTCCTAATATTGCCATTAATTTCTGAGATTCATAAGTATCTGTTTCCAATAAAGCAGGCTCATAGCCATCCTTTCTGAAAGCCTCTAAGGCATATTCATACATACCCGGCGCATCCCTTTTTGATGCTGTGCATATCTTATAATTTCTCAAATCTTTTGAAGGAATTTCACTTCTTGTTGCTAGCGGGTGATTTTTACTCATTGCCAATAAGATATTATATCTGCAAGCCGGAACAGAAA
The window above is part of the Novisyntrophococcus fermenticellae genome. Proteins encoded here:
- a CDS encoding oxidoreductase, with amino-acid sequence MKKLKYPHLFEPITLGKTLFRNRIFGSPLGGMNLYEGKFPGTESHAFYARKAKGGAASVAIGECVVDSAHGRGGPVHTAIDDIRAISYLSKLAENINRYGAVPVAELAHAGMYSEASHAAGNPLYGPVSMTVKGAVASAGVSQVEEIPAEVIEQTIEAYANSALTAKNCGFGMVMIHGGHGWLMSQFISPYTNTRTDEWGGSSRENRMRLPLAVIERIRQKCGADFPIEFRMSGDECNPAGYGIEEGIEIAKMLDGKVDLIHVSTGVHECYSSFTKTSPGLFDEDGCNAHYAAEIKKHVKTPVATVGAFSDPAQMEELIASGKVDIIEIARGLMADPDLPNKARRGRDEDIRQCIRCLECFSSLLNKFQFCCAINPEISNELDGDVLKPAEVKKKILIAGGGIAGMEAALAAIKCGHEVVLCEKSGNLGGVLKVEEKVPFKQKLDRYLNQQARLVMESGADVRLDTEVTPELAEEIAPDVIIAAMGARPVIPPIPGIDGSNVIGAEEAYLDTEKVGKKVVMLGGGLVGIELGLYLARLGREVTVVEMMPQPNLGGNTCHGIALDQEIEKRNLKLILSTKALEVTDKGVWTENMNSRTFYEADTVIYATGMRPLREEAAALRECSPEFYQIGDCVTPKNIHQATKTAYYIVSSLGKF
- a CDS encoding IS3 family transposase; its protein translation is MTTKELPASVGAKLLDINRTSIYYKGTPVSEEELACKEIIDHLHTDNPTWGARQMSAQLKLRGYHVGRRKARRYMSEMDIHPIYPKMNLSKRMQQAKVFPYLLRNAVIDKPNQAWSIDITYIPIRHGFLYLTAVIDWYSRCIVGWEVDDTLDTRMVVNALKKAFKVAKPQILNSDQGCQFTSQQYIEFLKKNGIRQSMDGKSRWADNIMIERWFRSFKYEEAYLTQYNNIKEARAAIGRYIFTYNFERCHSALDYQKPAECYYPAMLLPYVA
- a CDS encoding transposase, producing the protein MSRQRRNFSAKFKSDLVIELLKGEKDLNTLATENNIQPNLLRNWKKEFLNNASAAFDDKREENLKDKLAEERKEKSEYAKKVGQLTMQVDWLKKKSEEICGPDYESKFSPKPFDD
- a CDS encoding uroporphyrinogen decarboxylase family protein, coding for MPQSEEIHAQGKLTMSLMATGLFEQSHYLMGFEDTLCNVLMEPESMAELLDYILDYKLHYAKLLIENLHPDVILWHDDWGSKRSLFMSAETWRELFKPRYKKIFSYIKENGIIIMHHADCYCEPLINDMIDIGIDVWQGPIPENDIPKLQKITNGKLTYMGGIDASIVDVSDWSEDVIRKEVRRAVHEYTPGGNFIPCLTYGGYNGLIN
- a CDS encoding uroporphyrinogen decarboxylase/cobalamine-independent methonine synthase family protein codes for the protein MLSLKENFLETIYNGKPEYFVNEWEPFGLVFDPLMAMTMNAVPNQSIVDGWGVTQYWGPDEASPMPITTTELKAIKDVTKWKEDIKTPDIKNGNLDWMAAVATK